One window of the Rubrobacter aplysinae genome contains the following:
- the gcvPB gene encoding aminomethyl-transferring glycine dehydrogenase subunit GcvPB: MLRENKERTEGTLIRDRGRPGRRGFTLPKLDVPETKVGDILPASQRRTEKPDLPEVDEPTVVRHYTNLSRRNWGIDTNFYPLGSCTMKHNPRVNEAAAQVPGFAGLHPMQPQAQSQGALRVMYELQGFLSEVSGLAAVSLAPLAGAQGELTSILMVKRYFEDVGDTGRTTVLVPETAHGTNPATASMAGFEAEEIGLDEHGCVDVDELREKVDGTTAALMITNPNTGGVYERNIHEISEILHDAGAFLYMDGANMNANMGRMKASDAGVDIMHFNLHKTFSTPHGGGGPGCGAIACTDTLAPFRPDPVAAKGGDKYSLEKPDKSIGRMTSFFGNFGVILKAWNYIKLHGPDLRDVTDMAVLNANYVRARLRDTYRVPYDELCKHEVVVQPPKGKKALEIAKGLLDHGFHPPTIYFPLVVKEAMLIEPTETESKETLDDFVEALLQLADTDDEDLAESPTTAPTRRLDEARAARKLKARW; encoded by the coding sequence ATGCTTAGGGAGAACAAGGAGCGTACCGAGGGGACCCTGATCCGGGACCGTGGAAGGCCCGGCCGCCGGGGCTTCACCCTACCCAAGCTGGACGTGCCGGAGACGAAGGTGGGGGACATCCTGCCCGCGAGCCAGCGGCGCACCGAGAAGCCAGACCTGCCCGAGGTGGACGAGCCGACGGTGGTGCGTCACTATACCAACCTCTCCCGGAGAAACTGGGGCATAGACACCAACTTCTACCCGCTAGGCTCCTGCACGATGAAGCACAACCCGCGCGTGAACGAGGCCGCCGCGCAGGTGCCGGGCTTCGCCGGGCTGCACCCGATGCAGCCTCAGGCCCAGTCCCAGGGCGCGCTGCGCGTGATGTACGAGCTCCAGGGCTTTCTCTCGGAGGTGTCCGGCCTCGCGGCCGTGTCTCTCGCCCCGCTCGCCGGGGCGCAGGGGGAGCTTACGAGCATTTTGATGGTCAAGCGGTACTTCGAGGACGTTGGAGACACCGGGCGCACCACCGTACTCGTGCCGGAGACGGCGCACGGGACCAACCCGGCGACCGCCTCGATGGCCGGGTTCGAGGCCGAGGAGATCGGGCTCGACGAGCACGGCTGCGTCGACGTTGACGAGCTGCGCGAGAAGGTAGACGGCACGACCGCGGCACTCATGATCACGAACCCCAACACCGGCGGCGTGTACGAGCGCAACATTCACGAGATCTCCGAGATACTTCACGACGCGGGCGCGTTCCTGTACATGGACGGCGCGAACATGAACGCAAACATGGGCCGCATGAAGGCCTCCGACGCCGGCGTGGACATCATGCACTTCAACCTGCACAAGACGTTCTCTACGCCCCACGGCGGCGGCGGCCCCGGTTGCGGCGCCATCGCCTGCACCGACACCCTCGCCCCGTTCCGCCCCGACCCGGTCGCGGCGAAAGGCGGAGATAAGTACAGCCTCGAAAAGCCCGACAAGAGCATCGGGCGCATGACGAGCTTCTTCGGCAACTTCGGCGTGATCCTGAAGGCTTGGAACTACATCAAGCTGCACGGCCCCGACCTGCGCGACGTCACCGACATGGCCGTGCTGAACGCCAACTACGTCCGCGCCCGGCTGCGCGACACCTACCGCGTCCCCTACGACGAGCTGTGCAAGCACGAGGTCGTCGTCCAGCCCCCGAAGGGCAAGAAGGCGCTGGAGATCGCCAAGGGTCTGCTGGATCACGGCTTCCACCCGCCGACGATCTACTTCCCGCTGGTCGTCAAGGAAGCCATGCTCATAGAGCCGACCGAGACGGAGTCAAAGGAGACCCTGGACGACTTCGTCGAGGCGCTACTGCAACTCGCCGACACCGACGACGAGGATCTGGCCGAGTCCCCGACCACCGCGCCGACCCGTCGCCTAGACGAGGCCCGGGCCGCCCGCAAGCTCAAGGCCCGGTGGTAG
- the gcvT gene encoding glycine cleavage system aminomethyltransferase GcvT: MRRTPLFEEHKELGAKLVDFAGWEMPVQYEGVKAEHAAVREKAGLFDVSHMGEVVFRGPDAEVAVQRLVTRDVSRMQTGQAGYCAVCYETGGTVDDVLVYRREDEYLIVVNAANREKDVTHFRQSTADLDVEITDESDDWALLALQGPEAVGLLQHLTDTDLSAVRPFRFVEAELEGAPALLSRTGYTGEDGFEIYLNPGDAPGVWKRLIEGGTAPVGLGARDTLRLEAGMSLYGNELSAEITPLEAGISFAVHLDKESGFIGQEALRREKEAGLARKIVGFEITGRGIARHEHPVAVDGEEVGHVTSGTHSPTLGKAIGLALVPADVEDSFEVVIRDKPVGARVVSLPFYKRDV; encoded by the coding sequence CTGCGGCGCACGCCGCTCTTCGAAGAGCACAAAGAGTTAGGAGCCAAGCTCGTGGACTTCGCGGGCTGGGAGATGCCGGTGCAGTACGAGGGGGTCAAAGCCGAGCACGCGGCGGTGCGCGAGAAAGCCGGCCTCTTCGACGTCTCGCACATGGGAGAGGTCGTGTTCCGGGGCCCGGACGCCGAGGTCGCCGTCCAAAGGCTCGTTACCCGCGACGTGTCGCGCATGCAGACCGGACAGGCCGGCTACTGCGCCGTGTGCTACGAGACCGGCGGCACGGTGGACGACGTGCTCGTTTACCGCCGGGAGGATGAATACCTGATCGTGGTGAACGCCGCGAACCGCGAGAAGGACGTGACGCACTTCCGGCAGAGTACCGCAGATCTGGACGTGGAGATCACGGACGAGTCCGACGACTGGGCCCTGCTCGCCCTGCAGGGACCGGAGGCCGTCGGGCTGTTGCAGCATCTAACGGACACCGACCTCTCGGCGGTGCGGCCTTTCCGGTTCGTCGAGGCGGAGCTTGAGGGGGCGCCGGCGCTGCTCTCGCGTACCGGGTACACGGGGGAGGACGGGTTCGAGATCTACCTGAATCCCGGAGACGCTCCCGGCGTGTGGAAGCGGCTCATCGAGGGCGGCACGGCCCCGGTCGGGCTCGGCGCGCGCGACACGCTGCGGCTGGAGGCCGGAATGTCACTGTATGGCAACGAGCTGTCGGCGGAGATAACGCCACTTGAGGCAGGTATCTCCTTCGCCGTGCATCTGGATAAAGAGAGTGGGTTTATCGGACAGGAGGCTCTGCGGCGGGAGAAGGAAGCGGGGCTGGCGCGGAAAATCGTGGGGTTCGAGATCACCGGGCGCGGCATCGCCCGCCACGAGCACCCGGTTGCGGTGGACGGCGAGGAGGTGGGTCACGTCACGAGCGGTACCCACTCGCCGACGCTCGGGAAGGCGATAGGGCTTGCGCTCGTGCCCGCGGACGTGGAAGATTCGTTCGAGGTGGTGATCCGGGACAAGCCCGTCGGGGCTCGCGTGGTCTCACTGCCGTTCTACAAGCGGGACGTATAA
- the gcvH gene encoding glycine cleavage system protein GcvH, with product MNLPDDLQYTRSHEWVRREGDVATVGITEHAQDELGDVVFVDLPETGSNVSAGETFGSVESVKAVSDLNTPVGGEVVEVNSALEDAPEKVNEDPYGEGWILKVQVSEESELLSAADYQKVVEEES from the coding sequence TTGAATCTGCCGGACGATCTGCAGTACACGAGGAGCCACGAGTGGGTGCGCCGCGAGGGCGACGTAGCGACGGTCGGCATAACCGAGCACGCCCAGGACGAGCTCGGCGACGTGGTGTTCGTGGACCTGCCCGAGACAGGATCCAACGTCTCGGCGGGCGAGACCTTCGGCAGCGTCGAGAGCGTGAAGGCCGTGTCGGACCTGAACACGCCGGTCGGCGGTGAGGTCGTGGAGGTCAACTCCGCGCTCGAAGACGCCCCGGAGAAGGTGAACGAGGACCCTTACGGCGAGGGTTGGATCCTCAAGGTCCAGGTCTCTGAAGAGAGTGAGTTGCTCTCCGCCGCCGATTACCAGAAGGTCGTCGAGGAGGAGAGCTAG
- a CDS encoding isochorismate synthase, translating to MRDLAEHTQPEPLSADAPGRLADRVERTLARAAREPYERHVLRLSEPLVGPVHPLRWLSVQPPGEKVYWSGREDAGSVAAAGVADLISPDATGGPAALCRLQSAVAGSGARYYGGLRFDPETEASDAWAPFGAWRFVLPRLELISGAGGAELACNLLLPGDADRPEEVLAGLSEAASPSGGLAGDLPLPISRLDSPDRAGWDLNVGHALSAFRGGELENVEELEKVVLARRAEFEFAGELDPELLLANLEAATPGTFHFGLGPDGGGATFIGASPERLYRREGRKIQSEAVAGTLPRGDSEESDDTLRRRLLDSGKLRREQDHVRKGIRESLAGLCDELEVEEGVSEMKLATRRHLVSGVRGRLRAGVTDADLLSALSPTPAVGGHPKEAARRFLREVEPFDRGFYAGPVGWIGDDAAEFAVGIRSGLVEGHRLSLYSGNGIVQGSEPEEEWREVEQKISDFATILGLR from the coding sequence ATGCGCGATCTTGCAGAGCACACACAGCCCGAACCCCTGTCCGCCGACGCCCCCGGCCGTCTCGCCGACCGCGTGGAGCGTACGCTGGCGCGCGCGGCCCGGGAGCCGTACGAGCGGCACGTATTGCGCCTGTCAGAGCCCCTCGTCGGTCCGGTGCACCCTCTGCGCTGGCTCTCGGTCCAGCCCCCCGGAGAAAAGGTCTACTGGTCCGGGCGCGAGGACGCCGGGAGCGTCGCGGCCGCCGGCGTGGCGGACCTGATCTCCCCGGACGCGACCGGCGGTCCCGCCGCGCTGTGCCGTCTACAGTCCGCCGTCGCCGGCAGCGGAGCCCGCTACTACGGAGGTCTGCGCTTCGACCCCGAAACAGAGGCCTCCGACGCCTGGGCCCCCTTCGGGGCCTGGCGTTTCGTCTTGCCGAGGCTGGAGCTGATCTCGGGCGCGGGCGGCGCCGAGCTCGCCTGCAACCTCCTGCTGCCAGGAGACGCGGACCGGCCAGAGGAGGTACTGGCCGGGCTTTCCGAGGCGGCGTCGCCTTCCGGCGGGCTCGCCGGGGATCTTCCGCTGCCGATCTCCCGTCTCGATAGCCCGGATCGCGCCGGCTGGGACCTGAACGTCGGGCACGCGCTCTCGGCATTTCGCGGCGGCGAGCTCGAGAATGTGGAAGAGCTGGAGAAGGTCGTGCTCGCCCGCCGGGCCGAGTTCGAGTTCGCCGGCGAGCTGGATCCTGAGCTACTCCTGGCCAACCTGGAAGCCGCCACACCCGGCACCTTCCACTTCGGCCTGGGCCCCGACGGTGGCGGCGCAACCTTTATCGGGGCCTCGCCGGAGCGGCTATACCGGCGCGAGGGGCGGAAGATACAGAGCGAGGCCGTCGCCGGGACCCTGCCGCGAGGCGACTCTGAGGAGAGCGACGACACGCTGCGGCGGCGGCTGCTGGACAGCGGCAAGCTCCGCCGGGAGCAGGATCACGTCCGCAAGGGCATCAGGGAGTCCTTGGCCGGGCTCTGCGACGAGCTGGAGGTCGAGGAAGGCGTCTCCGAGATGAAGCTCGCCACCCGCCGTCACCTGGTCTCCGGCGTGCGAGGCAGGCTGCGCGCGGGCGTGACCGACGCGGACCTGCTCTCCGCCCTGAGCCCGACCCCGGCGGTCGGCGGGCATCCGAAGGAGGCCGCCAGGCGTTTTCTGCGGGAGGTCGAGCCCTTCGACCGGGGCTTCTACGCCGGTCCGGTCGGCTGGATCGGGGACGACGCGGCCGAGTTCGCCGTCGGCATCCGCTCCGGGCTGGTCGAGGGCCACAGGCTCTCGCTCTACTCCGGCAACGGCATCGTGCAAGGCTCCGAGCCCGAAGAGGAGTGGCGGGAGGTGGAGCAGAAGATCTCCGACTTCGCCACGATCCTCGGCCTCCGGTAA
- the menD gene encoding 2-succinyl-5-enolpyruvyl-6-hydroxy-3-cyclohexene-1-carboxylic-acid synthase, with translation MITDAPNLPRLWADLLIEELLRSGAGLFCLASGSRSTPLVSAIAANPRARELVLMHYDERGTAFAALGYARATGRPAVWITTSGTAVANGLPAVVEASTDEVPMILLTADRPPELRDTGANQTIDQPGIFGGYPRWSFDLPAPDSRIDPAMVLTAADQAAHRSLRLPPGPVHLNAAFREPLAPTPDDEDRADYLSGLSRWLESDEPYTTYPESRPVADAETLYRDLRPVERGLIVAGSLGSGAERKAALRLAESLGWPLLPDIASGLRLGCMGGDYPNLAAHYDLLLADEKFAAAHAPEAVLHVGGRIVSKRLQQFVSRAAPAPYAVIHESPARFDPDHRVTHNVETGVAKFCDELTDLVEQEPSPSARTWLRSWSGASEEVGEVLGRALPESGEVSEPLVARAVSRLLAEGWGLFLASSMPVRDMDAYARTGGAEPQVATNRGASGIDGTVASAAGFVRGLGRPAVLVIGDLALLHDLNSLAMLRNLPHPLVVVAINNDGGGIFSFLPVSDHGDIFEPYFGTPHGLGFESAAAMFGLHYERPRNGEAFAAAFREAAERRSSTLIEVKTNRDTNLALHRDLQREVSEALQDA, from the coding sequence GTGATAACCGACGCCCCGAATCTGCCCCGGCTCTGGGCAGATCTCCTGATCGAGGAGCTCCTGCGAAGCGGCGCTGGCCTGTTCTGCCTCGCCTCCGGCTCGCGCTCGACCCCGCTCGTCAGCGCCATCGCCGCGAATCCCCGGGCCCGTGAGCTCGTGTTGATGCACTACGACGAGCGCGGCACCGCCTTCGCCGCCCTGGGCTATGCGCGGGCCACCGGGCGTCCTGCGGTCTGGATCACGACCAGCGGCACGGCGGTCGCAAACGGACTCCCCGCCGTCGTCGAGGCCTCGACCGACGAGGTGCCGATGATCCTCCTGACAGCGGACCGCCCGCCCGAGCTACGCGACACGGGTGCGAACCAGACCATAGACCAGCCCGGCATCTTCGGAGGCTACCCGCGCTGGAGCTTCGACCTACCCGCCCCCGACTCCCGCATAGATCCGGCGATGGTACTCACCGCAGCAGATCAAGCCGCACACCGCTCCCTCCGCCTTCCACCCGGCCCGGTCCACCTGAACGCCGCCTTCCGCGAGCCGCTCGCCCCCACGCCCGACGATGAGGATCGCGCGGATTACCTCTCCGGCCTCTCGCGCTGGCTGGAGAGCGACGAGCCGTACACCACGTACCCCGAATCCCGCCCGGTCGCGGATGCAGAGACGCTATACCGTGACCTTCGACCCGTAGAGCGAGGCCTGATCGTCGCGGGGAGTTTGGGTTCCGGCGCGGAACGCAAAGCCGCGCTCCGCCTCGCGGAATCTTTGGGCTGGCCGCTGCTCCCGGACATCGCCTCCGGTCTGCGCCTCGGTTGTATGGGCGGAGACTATCCAAACCTCGCCGCCCACTACGATCTTCTCCTCGCGGACGAGAAGTTCGCCGCCGCTCACGCGCCGGAGGCCGTGCTGCACGTTGGCGGCCGCATCGTATCCAAGCGCCTCCAGCAGTTCGTCTCTCGCGCCGCGCCCGCACCTTACGCCGTGATCCACGAGTCCCCGGCCCGCTTCGACCCTGACCACCGCGTAACCCACAATGTGGAGACGGGCGTAGCAAAGTTCTGCGACGAGCTAACGGATCTCGTAGAACAGGAGCCATCGCCCTCCGCCCGGACCTGGCTGCGGAGTTGGAGCGGCGCGTCGGAGGAGGTAGGGGAGGTCTTGGGCCGTGCGCTACCCGAAAGCGGTGAGGTGAGCGAGCCGCTCGTGGCCCGCGCCGTATCGCGGTTACTGGCCGAGGGCTGGGGACTGTTTCTGGCGAGCAGCATGCCCGTGCGCGACATGGACGCCTACGCTAGAACCGGCGGAGCAGAGCCGCAAGTGGCGACGAACCGGGGCGCGAGCGGCATAGACGGTACGGTCGCCTCGGCGGCGGGGTTCGTGCGCGGGCTCGGGCGTCCGGCGGTGCTCGTGATCGGGGACCTCGCCTTGCTCCACGACCTGAACTCCCTCGCCATGCTCCGCAACCTGCCTCACCCACTCGTTGTCGTCGCGATAAACAACGACGGCGGCGGCATCTTCTCCTTCTTGCCCGTATCGGATCACGGGGACATCTTCGAGCCGTACTTTGGCACCCCGCACGGGCTCGGCTTCGAGAGCGCCGCCGCGATGTTCGGCCTCCACTACGAGCGGCCCCGGAACGGCGAGGCTTTCGCGGCGGCCTTCCGGGAAGCGGCTGAGCGCCGGTCCAGCACCCTGATCGAGGTCAAAACGAACCGCGATACGAACCTCGCCCTGCACCGTGACCTCCAGCGGGAGGTATCTGAAGCCCTCCAGGATGCCTGA
- the menH gene encoding 2-succinyl-6-hydroxy-2,4-cyclohexadiene-1-carboxylate synthase, translating into MPDAAGLHYLTTGPADAPPLLLLHGFMGSSSEWEEVADALSEDYRLLIPDLPGHGASTGLSYPDAYTMQGASNTLLALLDTEDVTRCAVAGYSMGGRLALYLALRHPERVNRLLLESASPGLATEEERAARRAADERLAQRLETESFQEFVEDWYRQPLFATLARDERLLRRTIESRLHNDPHELARSLRAMGTGSQPSLWEELSNLSVPTLLVVGEEDEKFVRIAREMERVRAEVQVVTIPGAGHSVHAEATGEYMKTVRVLQKNYEWQQRKLERNGSSGASYLPTSIC; encoded by the coding sequence ATGCCTGACGCCGCCGGCCTCCACTACCTCACGACAGGCCCGGCTGACGCGCCGCCGCTACTGCTCCTGCACGGCTTCATGGGTTCGTCGTCGGAGTGGGAGGAGGTAGCGGACGCCCTCTCCGAAGACTACCGGCTACTGATACCGGACCTCCCCGGCCACGGAGCCTCCACCGGACTATCGTACCCGGACGCTTACACCATGCAAGGCGCATCCAACACCCTGCTCGCGCTACTAGATACCGAAGACGTGACCCGCTGCGCCGTCGCCGGGTACTCGATGGGCGGTCGCCTCGCGCTGTACCTGGCCCTCCGCCATCCCGAACGCGTAAACCGCCTCCTGCTCGAAAGCGCCTCCCCCGGCCTAGCCACCGAGGAAGAGCGTGCTGCCCGCCGCGCCGCCGACGAGAGGCTGGCCCAGCGCCTGGAGACCGAAAGCTTCCAAGAGTTCGTCGAGGACTGGTACCGACAGCCCCTCTTTGCCACCCTCGCCCGCGACGAGCGACTGCTGCGCCGCACCATCGAGTCCCGTCTGCACAACGACCCGCACGAGCTAGCCCGCTCCCTGCGCGCGATGGGCACTGGTAGTCAGCCGTCACTATGGGAGGAGCTGTCAAATTTGAGCGTGCCTACGCTGCTCGTTGTGGGGGAGGAGGATGAGAAGTTCGTTCGGATTGCGCGGGAGATGGAGAGGGTGAGGGCGGAGGTGCAAGTAGTTACGATACCTGGTGCGGGACATAGTGTGCATGCTGAAGCTACCGGGGAGTATATGAAAACAGTAAGAGTTTTACAGAAGAACTATGAGTGGCAACAAAGGAAGCTAGAAAGAAACGGATCGAGTGGAGCAAGCTACCTACCGACCTCGATATGTTAA
- a CDS encoding type II toxin-antitoxin system PemK/MazF family toxin yields MRRGEIWWAGLSGPEASEPGYRRPVLIVQSDEFNESRIGTVIAAALTTNLRLAEAPGNVPVEVEDTGLSRESVVNVSQLVTVDRSFLVERAGRVEDRVMLRVDDGIRLVLAL; encoded by the coding sequence ATCCGGCGCGGTGAGATCTGGTGGGCCGGGTTGTCCGGACCAGAGGCTTCCGAGCCGGGCTATCGGCGTCCGGTCCTGATCGTGCAGTCCGACGAGTTCAACGAGAGCCGCATCGGGACCGTGATCGCGGCGGCGCTGACTACGAACCTGCGGTTGGCGGAGGCGCCGGGTAACGTGCCGGTCGAGGTCGAAGATACCGGTTTATCCAGAGAATCGGTCGTGAACGTCTCACAGCTCGTTACCGTGGATAGATCCTTCCTCGTGGAGCGTGCCGGTCGAGTAGAGGACCGAGTCATGTTGCGGGTGGATGACGGCATCCGGCTAGTGCTGGCGTTGTAG
- the menB gene encoding 1,4-dihydroxy-2-naphthoyl-CoA synthase: MTSIQWQQAGEFEDIRYEKAEGIAKITINRPEVRNAFRPLTVKEMQRALDDARDDQEVGVIILTGEGEAAFCSGGDQRVRGDAGYLDDPDNPSRTPEGASVGRFDVTDFHVQLRRCPKPIVAMVAGWAIGGGHVLHLLCDLTIAADNARFGQVGPRVGSFDGGYGASILTQLVGPKKAKEIWFLCRRYSAEEALDMGLVNTVVPLADLEEETVAWCREMLSHSPFALRLLKASFHAHEDGFAGIQQLAHDANLLFYGTEEAQEGRDAYKEKREADFSRFPRRP, encoded by the coding sequence ATGACTAGCATACAGTGGCAGCAGGCGGGGGAGTTCGAGGATATCCGGTACGAGAAGGCGGAGGGGATCGCCAAGATCACCATAAACCGCCCCGAGGTGCGGAACGCGTTCCGGCCTCTTACCGTGAAGGAGATGCAGCGGGCGCTCGACGACGCCCGCGACGATCAAGAAGTGGGCGTCATCATCCTGACCGGCGAGGGGGAGGCGGCGTTCTGCTCGGGCGGGGATCAGCGGGTGCGCGGTGACGCGGGCTACCTTGACGATCCAGATAACCCGAGCCGCACGCCGGAAGGGGCGTCCGTGGGGCGCTTCGACGTTACGGACTTCCACGTGCAGCTCAGGCGGTGCCCGAAGCCTATAGTGGCGATGGTCGCGGGGTGGGCTATCGGCGGAGGGCACGTGCTGCACCTCTTGTGCGACCTCACGATAGCCGCGGACAACGCCCGGTTCGGGCAGGTTGGGCCGAGGGTCGGGAGCTTCGATGGTGGATACGGGGCGTCTATCCTCACCCAGCTCGTGGGGCCGAAGAAGGCGAAGGAGATCTGGTTCCTCTGCCGCCGCTACTCCGCCGAGGAGGCGCTGGATATGGGGCTGGTGAATACCGTGGTGCCGCTTGCAGATCTGGAAGAGGAGACGGTCGCGTGGTGCCGGGAGATGCTGTCCCACTCGCCGTTTGCGCTCAGGCTGCTCAAGGCGAGTTTTCACGCCCACGAAGACGGCTTCGCCGGCATACAGCAGCTCGCCCACGACGCGAACCTGCTCTTCTACGGCACCGAGGAGGCTCAGGAGGGCCGCGACGCCTACAAGGAGAAGCGCGAGGCGGACTTCTCCAGGTTCCCGCGCCGGCCCTAG
- the menC gene encoding o-succinylbenzoate synthase, translating to MIEPETASATVYRYTLPLSDGAAAGDAGSRREGALLELRDEHGNSGWGEAAPLPGFSRESVEEAARQLAAFSSGEGVEEPYPSVRFALELGHLSLRAAASGETLPRLLSSVPRGSVELNALISSGPDEAPAEARRMREAGYRAVKLKVGRRQVDEEARLVRHVAGELEGVSLRLDANRAWSLTEALEFARGILGVEVEYVEEPLADATLLPRFARESRLPVALDESLVGIPAAGLAEHGYATAVVLKPTLLGGISRSLALAARADDLGMKAVVSSAFESGVGTLGLVALAAALPGGGEPAGLDTYRRLGADTLRPALDLGSTLDVSALLGQHREIDPLYLEPVGAKP from the coding sequence GTGATCGAGCCTGAGACAGCTTCCGCCACCGTCTACCGCTACACTCTGCCGCTCTCCGACGGGGCTGCCGCCGGAGACGCCGGTTCGAGGCGCGAGGGCGCGCTGCTGGAGCTTCGCGACGAGCACGGCAACTCCGGTTGGGGCGAGGCCGCGCCGCTGCCGGGCTTTAGCCGGGAGAGCGTGGAGGAGGCCGCGCGACAGCTCGCCGCATTCTCCTCCGGGGAGGGCGTGGAGGAGCCGTATCCCTCGGTCCGGTTCGCGCTGGAGCTCGGACATCTGAGCCTGAGGGCCGCTGCCTCCGGCGAGACCCTGCCGCGGCTGCTCTCGTCCGTGCCTCGCGGGAGCGTGGAGCTGAATGCCCTGATCTCCTCCGGGCCCGATGAGGCGCCCGCCGAGGCGCGCCGGATGCGGGAGGCCGGGTACCGGGCCGTGAAGCTCAAGGTCGGCCGCCGGCAGGTGGATGAGGAAGCAAGGCTCGTGCGGCATGTGGCCGGTGAGCTGGAGGGTGTCTCGCTGCGGCTGGACGCCAACCGAGCCTGGAGCCTCACCGAGGCGCTGGAGTTCGCCCGTGGCATCCTGGGGGTGGAGGTCGAGTACGTCGAGGAGCCGCTGGCGGACGCCACGCTGCTGCCGCGCTTCGCTAGAGAGAGCAGGCTGCCGGTCGCGCTGGACGAGTCTCTGGTCGGGATACCGGCCGCCGGGCTCGCCGAGCACGGCTACGCCACCGCCGTCGTGCTCAAGCCGACGCTGCTCGGCGGGATCTCACGCTCCCTGGCGCTCGCCGCCCGCGCCGACGACCTCGGCATGAAGGCGGTCGTTAGCTCGGCGTTCGAGAGCGGGGTCGGGACGCTCGGGCTCGTCGCGCTCGCCGCCGCGCTACCCGGTGGGGGTGAGCCCGCCGGCCTCGACACGTACCGCAGGCTCGGCGCGGACACGCTGAGGCCGGCTCTGGATCTCGGCTCGACCCTGGATGTATCGGCCCTGCTCGGCCAGCATCGGGAGATAGACCCACTGTATCTGGAGCCGGTGGGGGCGAAGCCTTGA
- the menE gene encoding o-succinylbenzoate--CoA ligase yields MSRTVPCPLRVAAERRPDAPAVIGSGTISYVELDRRVAHAAASLRETCGPGSRVGLYLPQDERYVVLILALLRAAMVAVPVSTRVPAAAVPPLLERAGCRAMISAPDPSPRVPEGVTVLYPEEMGSEELDGGKGLYGGEWCLWNLDAPATVVSTSGSTSGPKAALHSLGNHYYSALGSNENLPLAPGDHWLAPLPFYHVGGLGVMFRCLVSGAAIALPSPGEPVGEAAVRLGATHASLVATQLRRLLGESVLPETLRAVLLGGGAMPEALLDAAAGAGLPVHTSYGMTEMSSQITTTPPGAPRETLHTSGRVLPNRELRISEEGEILVRGRTLFLGYLDGGELHDPTDENGWLHTGDLGSLDDHGYLTVRGRRDNMFVSGGENVQPEEIERALKRLPGVEDAVVVPVPDAEFGHRPVAFVRPGDGSAGVDGGALSAALGPMLPRFMIPVAFHPWPEEDSGMKPDRALLARLAGEDREPRDGAG; encoded by the coding sequence TTGAGCCGGACAGTGCCCTGCCCGCTGCGGGTCGCCGCCGAGAGAAGGCCAGATGCACCGGCCGTGATCGGGTCCGGGACCATATCCTACGTCGAGCTCGACCGGCGCGTGGCCCACGCCGCTGCGTCCCTGCGCGAAACTTGCGGGCCCGGCTCCCGCGTCGGGCTGTACCTGCCGCAGGACGAGCGGTACGTGGTCTTGATCCTGGCCCTGCTGCGCGCCGCAATGGTCGCGGTCCCGGTGAGCACGCGCGTGCCGGCGGCCGCCGTACCGCCGCTACTGGAGCGGGCCGGGTGCCGGGCCATGATCTCGGCCCCGGACCCTTCTCCCCGGGTACCAGAGGGCGTAACCGTACTGTACCCGGAGGAGATGGGCTCAGAGGAGCTGGACGGCGGCAAGGGGCTCTACGGCGGTGAATGGTGCCTCTGGAACCTCGATGCGCCGGCGACTGTGGTGTCTACCTCCGGCAGCACGAGCGGGCCGAAGGCCGCGCTACACTCCCTGGGCAACCACTACTACAGCGCGCTCGGCTCCAACGAGAACCTCCCGCTGGCCCCGGGCGACCACTGGCTCGCGCCGCTGCCCTTCTATCACGTCGGCGGTCTCGGGGTGATGTTCCGTTGCCTCGTCTCCGGCGCGGCGATCGCGTTGCCGAGTCCCGGCGAGCCCGTGGGGGAGGCCGCCGTCCGGCTCGGGGCTACCCACGCCTCGCTCGTCGCCACCCAGCTCCGGCGGTTGCTCGGGGAGAGCGTCTTGCCCGAGACCCTGCGCGCCGTGCTGCTCGGCGGCGGGGCGATGCCGGAGGCCCTCCTCGACGCCGCCGCCGGGGCCGGGTTGCCGGTGCACACCAGCTACGGCATGACCGAGATGTCCTCACAGATCACGACCACCCCGCCGGGCGCCCCGCGAGAGACGCTGCACACCTCCGGACGGGTGTTGCCGAACCGCGAGCTGCGGATCTCGGAGGAGGGCGAGATCCTGGTCCGCGGCAGGACCCTCTTTCTCGGCTACCTCGACGGCGGCGAGCTCCACGACCCCACCGACGAGAACGGCTGGTTACACACCGGAGACCTCGGCTCGCTGGACGATCACGGCTATCTAACCGTCCGGGGCCGCCGGGACAACATGTTCGTCTCCGGCGGTGAGAACGTGCAGCCGGAGGAGATAGAGCGTGCCCTGAAACGGCTACCCGGGGTCGAGGACGCCGTCGTGGTGCCCGTACCGGACGCGGAGTTCGGTCATAGGCCGGTGGCTTTCGTCCGGCCCGGAGACGGGTCCGCGGGCGTGGACGGCGGGGCCCTCTCTGCGGCGCTCGGGCCGATGCTGCCGCGGTTCATGATCCCGGTCGCCTTCCACCCCTGGCCGGAGGAGGACTCCGGTATGAAGCCCGACCGGGCGTTGCTGGCGCGGCTGGCCGGAGAAGACCGCGAGCCCCGGGACGGAGCCGGTTGA